In Clostridium sp. JN-1, one genomic interval encodes:
- a CDS encoding isocitrate dehydrogenase (NAD(+)), with protein sequence MLHNITLIPGDGIGPEVTLAAKKVLDASGVNIKWDIVKAGSEVIEEYGTPLPEYVLDSIKKNKIALKGPVTTPVGKGFRSVNVTLRKTLNLYANVRPIKTYEGVKSRYKDVDLVIFRENTEDLYAGIEHMVSEDIAESVKIISKKASDRIIKFAFEYARDNKRKKVTAVHKANIMKLSDGLFLRCARNIAEEYKDIKFEDVIVDAMSMKLVLNPENYDVLVMPNLYGDILSDMASGLVGGLGLVPGANIGEDCAVFEPAHGSAPDIAGKGKANPTAAILSAVMMLRHIKEFDAADKIEKAAEKVLADGKCVTADLGGCGTTQTFTEAVLKEMNN encoded by the coding sequence TTGTTACATAATATTACCCTTATTCCGGGAGATGGAATTGGACCAGAAGTTACTTTGGCAGCAAAAAAGGTATTAGATGCTAGTGGAGTGAATATAAAGTGGGACATAGTAAAAGCAGGTTCCGAAGTTATAGAAGAATATGGTACTCCTCTTCCAGAATATGTACTAGATAGCATAAAGAAAAATAAGATAGCATTAAAAGGACCCGTAACTACTCCTGTAGGAAAGGGATTTAGAAGTGTAAATGTTACTCTTAGGAAGACGTTAAATTTATATGCAAATGTAAGACCTATAAAGACATATGAAGGTGTAAAATCTAGATATAAAGATGTAGATCTTGTTATATTTAGAGAAAATACTGAGGACTTATATGCAGGAATAGAACACATGGTAAGTGAAGATATTGCAGAAAGTGTTAAGATAATATCTAAAAAGGCTAGTGATAGAATTATAAAGTTTGCATTTGAATATGCAAGAGATAATAAAAGAAAAAAGGTAACAGCAGTTCATAAGGCAAATATTATGAAGCTGTCAGATGGTCTTTTCTTAAGATGTGCGAGGAACATAGCCGAAGAATATAAAGATATAAAATTTGAAGATGTCATAGTAGATGCTATGAGCATGAAACTTGTATTAAATCCAGAAAACTATGATGTACTTGTAATGCCTAATCTTTATGGTGATATCCTTTCAGATATGGCATCTGGGCTAGTTGGCGGACTTGGATTAGTTCCTGGAGCCAATATAGGAGAAGATTGTGCTGTTTTTGAACCAGCACATGGATCTGCACCTGATATAGCAGGTAAAGGAAAGGCAAATCCTACTGCTGCTATTTTATCAGCAGTTATGATGTTAAGACATATAAAAGAATTTGATGCAGCAGATAAAATAGAAAAGGCTGCTGAAAAAGTACTTGCAGATGGCAAATGTGTAACAGCTGATTTGGGTGGATGTGGTACTACTCAAACATTTACAGAAGCTGTACTGAAAGAAATGAATAATTAA
- a CDS encoding 2-isopropylmalate synthase, which yields MMDIMKKSSYEHVLQDVEVPNLYKDIFPYSEIPKVTFNQIQVPMDLPRDIWITDTTFRDGQQSMPPYSADQIIRIFDYLHQLDNNSGIIKQTEFFLYTEKDRKAANVCMERGYKFPEVTSWIRANKEDFKLVKEMGIKETGMLMSCSDYHIFKKLGKTRQQAMDMYIEIVEEALSNGIRPRCHLEDITRADFYGFVVPFVNKLMKLSKESGIPIKIRACDTLGLGVPYAGVSLPRSVQELIHGLRVNCGVPSEMIEWHGHNDFNAVVSNSTTAWLYGASAINTSLLGIGERTGNCPLESMIFEYAQLRGTTKNMNLHVITEIAQYFKKEMKYDIPPRTPFVGKQFNVTRAGIHADGILKDEEIYNIFDTDKILDRPVIVAVNQYSGLAGIAAWINTYYRLQGEEKVGKRDSRVKEIKEWVDEQYVNGRTTIIGNNELELLVEKLMPEVIEKKDTRAS from the coding sequence ATTATGGATATTATGAAAAAATCTTCGTATGAACATGTTTTGCAAGATGTGGAAGTTCCTAATCTTTATAAAGATATATTTCCTTATTCTGAAATCCCGAAGGTAACTTTTAATCAAATTCAGGTACCTATGGATTTGCCAAGGGATATATGGATTACGGATACTACTTTTAGAGATGGGCAGCAATCGATGCCTCCTTATTCAGCCGATCAGATAATTAGAATTTTTGATTATCTTCACCAATTAGATAATAATTCAGGAATTATAAAGCAAACAGAATTTTTCCTGTATACTGAAAAAGATAGAAAAGCTGCAAATGTATGTATGGAAAGAGGTTATAAATTCCCTGAAGTTACTTCGTGGATAAGAGCTAATAAAGAAGATTTTAAACTAGTTAAAGAAATGGGAATAAAAGAAACAGGAATGCTCATGTCATGTTCAGATTATCATATATTTAAAAAGTTAGGTAAAACGAGACAACAAGCAATGGACATGTATATTGAAATAGTTGAAGAAGCTTTAAGTAATGGCATACGTCCAAGATGCCACTTGGAGGATATTACGAGAGCTGATTTTTATGGATTTGTAGTGCCGTTTGTGAATAAGCTCATGAAGCTTTCTAAAGAATCTGGTATACCTATAAAAATAAGAGCTTGCGATACTCTTGGATTAGGTGTTCCATATGCAGGTGTATCACTTCCAAGAAGTGTACAAGAATTGATACATGGTCTTAGAGTTAATTGCGGAGTACCTTCAGAGATGATAGAATGGCATGGACATAATGATTTTAATGCAGTTGTTAGCAATTCAACCACTGCATGGCTATATGGTGCATCTGCAATAAATACATCTCTTTTGGGAATAGGAGAGAGAACAGGTAATTGCCCGCTGGAATCTATGATATTTGAATATGCCCAATTAAGAGGTACAACTAAAAACATGAATTTACATGTTATAACTGAAATAGCCCAATACTTTAAAAAGGAAATGAAGTATGATATACCGCCTAGAACTCCTTTTGTTGGTAAGCAATTTAATGTTACAAGAGCAGGTATACATGCAGATGGAATCCTAAAAGACGAAGAGATATACAATATTTTTGATACAGATAAAATACTTGATAGACCTGTAATTGTTGCTGTAAATCAATATTCTGGACTTGCAGGAATAGCTGCATGGATAAATACCTATTATAGATTACAAGGCGAAGAAAAGGTAGGTAAAAGGGATTCTAGAGTTAAAGAAATAAAAGAATGGGTTGACGAACAGTATGTTAATGGCAGAACTACAATAATAGGAAACAATGAATTAGAATTATTAGTAGAAAAGCTTATGCCAGAAGTTATAGAAAAAAAAGATACTAGGGCAAGTTAA
- a CDS encoding ComEC/Rec2 family competence protein, translated as MIVIFLIFTFAAVGCTHIQTSSNVNKNYLKINYIDVGQGDSILIQVNNKNLLIDAGPNENTDKLISFLDKQKIQKLNYVIATHPHEDHIGGMPAVIKRYSTDNFYAPKVITNTKSFEDMVIALRNKDMKIYEAKSGITLDLGKDVNCSIIAPNSSTYENLNNYSAVIKLSYKNCKFLFMGDAQKLSEQEILDNNIDISCDILKVGHHGSNSSSSEEFLDKSDPKIAVISCGKNNDYGHPHKKTLKELKKRNIQVYRTDLDGNIILLSDGNKIFKY; from the coding sequence ATCATAGTTATATTTTTAATCTTTACTTTTGCCGCTGTAGGCTGTACTCATATTCAAACTTCATCAAATGTAAATAAGAATTATCTTAAAATAAATTACATTGATGTAGGTCAAGGTGACAGCATATTAATTCAAGTCAATAATAAAAATTTGCTTATAGATGCAGGTCCCAATGAAAATACTGATAAGTTGATTTCATTTTTAGACAAACAAAAAATACAGAAGTTAAATTACGTTATAGCTACTCATCCACATGAAGACCATATAGGGGGAATGCCTGCTGTGATAAAAAGATATTCTACTGATAACTTTTATGCACCAAAAGTAATTACAAATACAAAGTCATTTGAAGATATGGTAATTGCATTAAGAAATAAAGATATGAAAATATATGAAGCTAAATCAGGAATAACTTTAGATTTAGGTAAAGATGTTAACTGCAGTATAATAGCTCCAAATAGCAGCACTTATGAAAATTTAAATAATTATTCAGCTGTAATAAAACTATCATACAAGAATTGTAAGTTTTTATTTATGGGAGATGCACAGAAGCTAAGTGAACAAGAAATACTTGATAACAATATCGACATTTCTTGTGATATATTAAAGGTTGGTCATCACGGAAGTAATTCATCTTCATCAGAAGAATTCTTAGATAAGTCAGACCCCAAGATTGCTGTCATAAGCTGCGGTAAGAACAATGATTACGGGCATCCGCATAAAAAGACTTTAAAAGAATTAAAGAAAAGGAATATCCAAGTATATAGAACAGATCTAGATGGAAATATTATATTACTCAGCGATGGTAATAAAATATTCAAATATTAG
- a CDS encoding aconitate hydratase — translation MELNIAQKIIKRHLVKGEMVPGQEIAIRIDRTLTQDSTGTMAYLQFEALGIDRVKTKKSVAYIDHNILQSGPENADDHLYIQTAAKKHGIYFSRPGNGICHQVNLERFGIPGDTLLGSDSHTPTGGGIGMLAIGAGGLDVAVAMGGGEYYINMPKVVKVNLKGKLSPWAAAKDIILEILRRLTVKGGVGKIFEYSGEGVKTLTVPQRATITNMGAELGATTSIFPSDEVTHEFLKAQGREEDFIEIKADNDASYDEEIEIDLSTLEPLAACPHSPDNVVPVSELKDIKVNQVCIGSCTNSSYVDMMKVSKILEGKTIDENVSLVISPGSKQVLNMMAKNGALSSMVAAGARVLECACGPCIGMGQSPSTNAVSLRTFNRNFEGRSGTVSAQVYIVSPEVAAASALTGHITDPRKLGCDIEIKVPEKFLVNDNMIVPPAEDGENVKVVRGPNIKPFPKAKPLSNVVEGKVLTKVSDNITTDHIMPSNAKLLPYRSNIPYLSEYCLTPCDKDFPKKAKENNGGFIVGGVNYGQGSSREHAALAPLYLGIKAVFAKSFARIHKANLINNGIIPLVFGDLNDYDKIGEMDELIIENALDQVNNSEVIVKNKTRNEEYKMLLEITERQRNMIKLGGLLNLVKNKKN, via the coding sequence ATGGAACTAAATATTGCGCAGAAGATAATAAAAAGACATCTTGTGAAAGGAGAAATGGTTCCAGGACAGGAAATTGCAATAAGGATAGATAGAACCTTAACTCAGGATTCAACTGGTACTATGGCGTATCTTCAATTTGAAGCTCTTGGAATAGATAGAGTTAAAACTAAGAAATCAGTTGCATATATAGATCACAATATACTTCAATCTGGACCTGAAAATGCAGATGATCATCTTTATATTCAAACTGCAGCTAAAAAACATGGTATATACTTTTCAAGACCTGGAAATGGTATATGCCATCAAGTTAATCTTGAGAGATTTGGAATACCAGGTGACACTTTACTTGGATCAGACAGCCACACACCTACTGGAGGCGGAATAGGAATGCTTGCAATTGGTGCTGGAGGACTTGACGTTGCTGTAGCTATGGGCGGCGGAGAATATTATATAAATATGCCTAAGGTTGTGAAGGTAAATTTAAAAGGTAAGTTAAGTCCGTGGGCTGCAGCAAAAGATATAATCCTTGAAATTTTAAGAAGACTTACTGTAAAAGGTGGAGTTGGAAAGATATTTGAATACTCTGGAGAAGGAGTAAAAACTTTAACTGTACCTCAAAGAGCAACTATAACAAATATGGGAGCAGAGCTTGGAGCAACTACATCAATATTTCCCAGCGATGAAGTTACTCATGAATTTTTAAAAGCTCAAGGTAGAGAAGAAGATTTTATTGAAATAAAAGCTGATAATGATGCAAGTTATGATGAAGAAATAGAAATAGATTTATCAACTTTGGAACCATTAGCTGCTTGCCCACATAGTCCTGATAATGTAGTTCCTGTATCTGAACTTAAAGATATAAAAGTAAATCAAGTTTGTATAGGAAGTTGTACTAATTCTTCTTATGTAGATATGATGAAAGTATCAAAAATACTTGAGGGAAAAACAATAGATGAAAATGTATCATTAGTTATTTCACCAGGATCCAAGCAAGTTTTAAATATGATGGCTAAAAATGGTGCACTTTCAAGTATGGTAGCTGCTGGAGCAAGGGTACTAGAATGTGCCTGCGGACCATGTATAGGTATGGGTCAGTCTCCATCAACTAATGCAGTATCTCTTAGAACTTTTAATAGAAATTTTGAAGGAAGATCAGGTACTGTTTCAGCACAAGTTTATATAGTAAGTCCTGAAGTTGCAGCTGCATCTGCATTAACGGGGCATATTACTGATCCTAGGAAACTTGGATGCGATATTGAAATAAAAGTTCCAGAAAAGTTTTTAGTAAATGATAATATGATAGTTCCACCTGCAGAAGATGGAGAAAATGTTAAAGTTGTTAGAGGACCAAATATAAAACCATTTCCAAAGGCAAAACCTCTATCAAATGTGGTAGAAGGTAAGGTTTTAACTAAGGTTTCAGATAATATAACTACTGATCATATAATGCCTTCTAATGCTAAGCTTTTACCATATAGATCAAACATTCCGTATTTATCAGAATATTGTTTAACACCTTGTGATAAGGATTTTCCTAAAAAGGCTAAAGAAAATAATGGTGGATTTATTGTTGGAGGAGTTAATTATGGTCAAGGTTCAAGCAGAGAGCATGCAGCATTAGCACCTCTGTATCTTGGTATAAAGGCTGTATTTGCAAAATCATTTGCTAGAATTCACAAGGCAAACTTAATAAACAATGGGATAATACCCTTGGTATTTGGTGATTTAAATGATTATGACAAAATAGGTGAAATGGATGAACTAATTATAGAAAATGCGCTAGATCAAGTGAATAATAGTGAAGTTATAGTTAAAAATAAAACTAGAAATGAAGAATATAAGATGCTTTTAGAAATTACAGAAAGACAAAGAAATATGATAAAACTAGGCGGACTTTTAAACCTAGTAAAGAATAAGAAAAACTAA
- the pckA gene encoding phosphoenolpyruvate carboxykinase (ATP): MCTDLNYLNIKEYKNLYQNLSVSELVELSIKRGEGKLSDTGALVINTGKYTGRSPKDRFIVKQKSTAHQVNWGDVNLPISEEVFNNLYKDVIQYLKDKDLFVFNGFVGAIKEYSLPIKVVCEYASQALFSTNLFRKLDLDEIDNFKAEFSIISAPGFKAKGKEDGINSEAFIIINFDKRIVLIGGTRYCGEIKKAVFSIMNFLLPKKHVMPMHCSANIDENQNTTIFFGLSGTGKTTLSADPLKKLIGDDEHGWSDKGVFNFEGGCYAKTIRLDKDKEKEIYNAIKFGTVLENVVVNSHRQVDYNNNKYTENTRAAYPLEYIKNVKEDGIGKVPKTIIFLTADAFGVIPPISKLSREAALYHFISGYTSKVAGTERGIVEPKVTFSACFGEPFMLLDPYVYAKLLGENIDKYGTHIYLVNTGWLSGGFKKGSRIKLSYTRAMINAAIDGKLEKVKFVEHPIFKVLVPQECPGVPSYILNPINTWENKKDYIDKTVYLAHKFEENFKKFKHVPESIINAGPAAPNDTVKSA, encoded by the coding sequence ATGTGTACCGATTTAAATTATTTAAATATAAAAGAGTATAAAAATTTATATCAGAACTTATCTGTAAGTGAGCTTGTTGAGCTTTCAATAAAAAGGGGGGAAGGCAAGTTATCAGATACTGGGGCACTCGTTATAAATACAGGTAAGTATACGGGAAGATCACCTAAGGATAGATTTATAGTTAAACAAAAAAGTACTGCTCACCAAGTTAATTGGGGAGATGTAAATTTACCTATTAGTGAAGAAGTATTCAATAATTTGTATAAAGATGTTATTCAATATTTAAAAGATAAGGACTTATTTGTGTTTAATGGATTTGTAGGGGCAATTAAGGAATATTCTTTACCTATAAAAGTAGTATGTGAGTATGCTTCTCAAGCATTATTTTCAACTAATTTATTTAGAAAACTAGATTTAGATGAAATAGATAACTTTAAAGCTGAATTTAGTATAATATCTGCACCAGGATTTAAAGCTAAAGGCAAAGAAGATGGGATAAACTCAGAGGCTTTTATTATAATAAATTTTGATAAAAGGATAGTTCTTATAGGCGGAACAAGATATTGTGGAGAAATAAAGAAAGCTGTATTTTCAATTATGAATTTTTTATTACCTAAGAAACATGTTATGCCAATGCATTGCTCTGCTAATATTGATGAAAATCAAAACACAACTATTTTTTTTGGACTATCTGGTACGGGGAAAACTACTTTGTCTGCAGATCCCTTAAAAAAGCTTATAGGCGATGATGAACATGGCTGGAGTGATAAAGGTGTATTTAATTTTGAGGGAGGATGTTATGCTAAGACTATAAGATTGGATAAAGATAAAGAAAAAGAAATATATAATGCTATAAAGTTTGGAACTGTTCTAGAAAATGTTGTGGTTAATTCTCATAGACAAGTTGACTACAATAATAATAAGTATACTGAAAATACAAGAGCAGCTTATCCTTTAGAGTATATAAAAAATGTTAAAGAGGATGGAATTGGGAAAGTTCCTAAGACTATAATATTTTTAACTGCAGATGCATTTGGAGTAATACCACCTATATCAAAATTAAGTAGAGAAGCTGCTTTATACCATTTCATATCAGGATATACAAGTAAAGTTGCTGGTACAGAAAGAGGTATAGTAGAACCTAAAGTTACTTTCTCTGCTTGTTTTGGTGAGCCATTTATGCTTCTAGATCCATATGTATATGCCAAACTTTTAGGAGAAAATATAGACAAGTATGGTACACATATATATCTTGTGAATACAGGATGGTTAAGTGGGGGATTTAAAAAAGGAAGTAGAATAAAATTGTCATATACTAGAGCTATGATAAATGCAGCCATAGATGGAAAACTTGAAAAAGTTAAGTTTGTAGAGCATCCAATATTTAAAGTTTTGGTTCCACAAGAATGTCCAGGCGTTCCTAGTTATATTTTAAATCCTATTAATACTTGGGAAAACAAAAAAGATTACATTGATAAGACAGTATATTTAGCACATAAGTTTGAAGAAAATTTTAAAAAATTCAAGCACGTACCTGAATCTATTATAAATGCAGGACCAGCTGCGCCTAATGATACAGTGAAGTCTGCATAA
- a CDS encoding amino acid ABC transporter permease: protein MDIGIIVKTLPVLLKGSVMTIELTVITIVIGTILGILLALLKLSKNVVLRIISGFYTWIFRGTPLLLQLFFFYYGLPFIGIKLTPFEAAVIGLSLNCSAYMAEIIRGGIQSIDKGQFEAAKALGFNYLETMRKIILPQTFKLIIPPVGNEFIAMLKDTSLVSTIAMVELMRSAQQMYATTFKPIEVFLTAGVLYLLMTTVFTGIFSVFEKKLSVYD from the coding sequence TTGGACATAGGAATTATCGTTAAAACATTGCCGGTACTCTTAAAGGGAAGTGTTATGACTATAGAGTTAACAGTTATTACTATAGTTATTGGAACAATACTTGGAATACTCTTAGCACTTTTAAAACTTTCAAAAAATGTTGTGCTAAGGATTATATCAGGTTTTTATACATGGATATTTAGAGGAACCCCACTACTTTTGCAATTATTTTTCTTTTACTATGGTTTACCGTTTATAGGAATAAAACTTACACCGTTTGAAGCGGCTGTAATAGGACTTTCACTTAATTGCAGTGCTTATATGGCTGAAATAATAAGAGGTGGAATACAGTCTATAGATAAAGGACAATTTGAAGCAGCAAAGGCTTTAGGGTTTAACTATTTAGAAACTATGAGAAAGATAATATTGCCTCAAACCTTTAAATTAATAATACCTCCTGTAGGAAATGAGTTTATAGCAATGCTAAAAGATACATCTTTGGTATCTACAATAGCAATGGTTGAACTTATGAGGTCAGCTCAACAAATGTATGCAACTACATTTAAACCTATAGAAGTCTTTTTGACAGCAGGAGTATTATATCTTTTAATGACTACAGTATTTACAGGAATATTTTCTGTATTTGAAAAGAAACTTTCTGTGTATGATTAA
- a CDS encoding Mur ligase family protein: protein MLKINIKSFFSIVISKVIIKLSKALFKGGTNFPGKVALKIDKNILKCICKDYKVILVTGTNGKTTTTSMIYHILKDSEKHVITNNTGANMLPGIVSCFVEHFSFARCSETKYAVIECDEANVRLFTKFVTPEVVTITNLFRDQLDRYGEVYTTLQKIVSGIKNVPMTNLVLNGDESLLGDLGLPNRTLYYGFKCSTNNVKTVDINADAKFCKKCKSPYKYNYLTYNHLGDFYCENCGYKRPNLDYAVEEIKEQTPQGSLVVINNKEYYINQPGTYNIYNALCAYSVSKVCGIEDPIIFHSLKNQQSSFGRQETIEIDNKNLNIILVKNPAGYDQAINTIGLNKKAFNLCVLLNDNYADGRDVSWIWDVKFEKLSTFNIDKIMVSGIRLYDMAVRLKVAGIPDEKFIMCNDYEKLLHEINSCGNGTIYVLATYTAMISFRKFLNSKGYIKKLW from the coding sequence GTGTTAAAAATTAATATAAAATCTTTTTTCAGTATAGTTATTTCTAAAGTTATAATAAAACTATCAAAAGCATTATTTAAAGGCGGTACTAATTTTCCTGGAAAAGTAGCTCTAAAAATAGATAAGAACATATTAAAATGTATATGTAAAGATTATAAAGTTATACTCGTTACTGGAACTAACGGAAAAACTACAACCACTAGTATGATATATCATATCTTAAAAGACAGCGAAAAACATGTTATTACAAATAACACGGGTGCAAACATGCTTCCAGGAATAGTTTCCTGTTTTGTGGAGCATTTTTCTTTTGCAAGGTGTTCTGAAACAAAGTATGCAGTCATTGAATGTGATGAAGCTAACGTAAGATTATTTACTAAGTTTGTAACACCTGAGGTTGTAACTATAACTAACTTATTCAGAGACCAACTTGATAGATATGGTGAAGTATATACAACTTTGCAAAAGATAGTAAGTGGTATTAAGAATGTTCCAATGACAAACTTAGTTTTAAACGGAGATGAATCATTACTAGGTGATCTAGGACTTCCTAATAGAACATTATATTATGGTTTTAAATGTTCAACGAATAATGTTAAGACCGTTGATATCAATGCAGATGCAAAGTTTTGTAAAAAGTGTAAAAGTCCATATAAATACAACTATTTAACTTATAATCACCTTGGTGACTTTTATTGTGAAAACTGTGGTTATAAAAGACCTAATTTAGATTACGCCGTAGAAGAAATAAAAGAGCAAACTCCTCAAGGTTCGCTGGTTGTAATAAATAATAAGGAGTATTACATAAATCAACCTGGGACTTATAACATATATAATGCATTATGTGCTTATTCAGTATCAAAAGTATGCGGTATAGAAGACCCTATTATATTTCACTCATTAAAGAATCAGCAGAGCAGTTTTGGAAGACAAGAAACTATAGAAATAGATAACAAAAACTTAAATATAATTCTTGTTAAAAATCCAGCTGGATATGATCAAGCTATAAATACAATAGGTTTAAACAAAAAAGCATTTAATTTATGCGTACTTTTAAATGATAATTATGCTGATGGCAGAGATGTATCTTGGATATGGGATGTTAAATTTGAGAAGTTATCTACATTCAACATTGATAAGATCATGGTTTCAGGTATAAGACTTTACGATATGGCAGTAAGACTAAAAGTAGCTGGAATTCCAGATGAAAAATTTATTATGTGTAATGATTATGAAAAATTATTACATGAAATAAATTCCTGCGGCAATGGCACAATATATGTACTTGCTACTTATACTGCCATGATAAGTTTTAGAAAATTTCTAAATTCCAAAGGTTATATTAAAAAACTTTGGTAA
- a CDS encoding ABC transporter substrate-binding protein has protein sequence MKNLKKLLTLMFVVIFSTVLFAGCGSSSNAGQSQSKGENSLEKIKKEGVIKIGLEDSFPPMEFRDSKNELKGFDIDLANEIGKKLGVKTEFVPTDFNGIILALKTGKFDAVISGLSITDERKKEIAFSDPYLMDSQIIIVKNGNTAIKKSEDLKGKTVGVGLGTTSENVAAKLQGLKEVKKYDKTTEELQDLLIGRIDAVIVDEPVGRYYLSDKDKQGKYTVLDDKLTKEPMGIGFKKEDKELQSAVQKAVDDLKKEGELSKLSVKWFGTDIYK, from the coding sequence ATGAAAAATTTAAAGAAACTATTAACTTTGATGTTTGTAGTTATTTTTTCTACTGTATTATTTGCAGGCTGTGGAAGTTCAAGTAATGCTGGACAAAGCCAATCTAAAGGGGAAAATTCATTAGAAAAGATAAAAAAAGAAGGAGTAATTAAAATAGGATTAGAAGATTCATTTCCACCTATGGAATTTAGAGATAGTAAAAATGAGTTGAAAGGTTTTGATATAGATCTTGCAAATGAAATTGGCAAAAAGTTAGGAGTAAAAACTGAATTTGTACCTACTGATTTTAATGGAATAATTTTAGCACTTAAAACTGGGAAGTTTGATGCTGTAATTTCAGGATTGAGTATTACAGATGAAAGGAAAAAAGAAATAGCATTTTCCGATCCGTATTTAATGGATTCTCAAATTATAATCGTTAAAAATGGAAACACTGCTATAAAGAAGTCAGAAGATTTAAAAGGCAAAACTGTTGGAGTAGGGCTTGGAACGACAAGTGAAAATGTCGCAGCTAAATTACAAGGATTAAAAGAAGTAAAAAAATATGATAAGACAACAGAAGAACTTCAAGATTTATTAATAGGTAGAATAGATGCAGTTATAGTAGACGAACCTGTTGGAAGATATTATTTATCAGATAAAGATAAGCAGGGTAAATATACAGTATTAGATGACAAGCTTACAAAAGAACCAATGGGAATAGGATTTAAAAAAGAGGACAAAGAATTGCAAAGTGCTGTTCAAAAAGCTGTAGATGATTTAAAAAAAGAGGGAGAACTTTCAAAGCTTTCAGTAAAATGGTTCGGAACAGATATATACAAATAG
- a CDS encoding undecaprenyl-diphosphate phosphatase, protein MDFILIFKAIIIGIVEGITEFLPISSTGHMIIVENLINFKAPMYPKAYIDMFDVVIQLGAILAIVVLYWQKIKGSLLNIKPGKWGFKLWFNMLVAFIPAAVLGFLLNDIIKAKLFNSFTVACALVVGGFLMIFMENKYRKGNTIRDIDDVNIVQAFKIGCFQCLSLWPGMSRSASTIMGGWVSGLNNSAAAEFSFFLAIPTMVAASGYSLLKVKIAMNVSQIEALVVAFVVAFIVALIVVDKFINFLKRKPMRVFAVYRIFVGILILVLTFTKVLTV, encoded by the coding sequence ATGGATTTTATACTTATATTTAAAGCTATAATAATAGGAATAGTAGAAGGTATAACAGAGTTTCTACCGATTTCATCAACAGGACATATGATTATAGTAGAAAATTTAATAAACTTTAAAGCTCCTATGTATCCTAAAGCATATATAGATATGTTTGATGTTGTAATTCAACTTGGAGCAATACTAGCAATTGTTGTTTTATACTGGCAAAAGATCAAAGGTTCACTATTAAATATTAAACCAGGAAAATGGGGATTTAAGCTTTGGTTTAATATGCTAGTAGCTTTTATTCCCGCAGCTGTATTAGGATTTTTACTTAATGATATTATTAAGGCAAAGTTATTTAATTCTTTTACTGTAGCATGTGCATTAGTTGTAGGCGGTTTTTTGATGATTTTTATGGAGAATAAGTACAGAAAAGGAAACACGATAAGAGATATAGATGATGTAAATATTGTACAAGCATTTAAAATAGGATGCTTCCAGTGTTTATCGCTGTGGCCAGGTATGTCTCGTTCTGCATCTACCATAATGGGAGGATGGGTAAGCGGATTGAATAACTCTGCAGCAGCAGAATTTTCATTTTTCCTAGCTATCCCAACAATGGTTGCAGCTAGTGGATATTCATTATTGAAAGTAAAAATTGCAATGAATGTTTCTCAAATTGAAGCACTAGTTGTAGCTTTTGTCGTAGCATTTATTGTAGCACTTATAGTTGTTGATAAGTTTATAAACTTTTTAAAGAGAAAACCTATGAGAGTATTTGCTGTATATAGAATATTTGTTGGAATTCTTATACTGGTACTTACATTTACCAAAGTATTAACAGTTTAA